From one Nonomuraea polychroma genomic stretch:
- a CDS encoding M1 family metallopeptidase: MRYNQRGVALVAALVGILACAPADEPSPANGHQVSDHRAGAPGIGDTDFPKDGNGGYDVGHYAIAIDYTPAGRRLVGVTTVTATATQGLSSFNLDLAGFDVSAVTVNNAPATFSRNGDELTVRPARPVDNGARFTVKVSYSGVPTPRSGTTLGTYGFIPTPDGAFVAAEPNGAKTWFPANDHPADKAPFDFTITVPAGVTALANGEMVGQPTTAGGKTTYRWRERYPMATYLATATLGKFDLRQGRTPGGIPNLAATDPRFRSALDGLYTTSGTLTDHWATVFGPYPFGSTGGVVDDFAAGYALENQTKPLYGGFHPGENIIAHELAHQWFGNSLSITRWKDLWLNEGFATYAEWLWAEHKGTRTAEAAFRELHNRPATAPIWKYPPGRARPDDLFNQSVYSRGAATLHALRKAVGDQTFFALLKKWAADHRYGHVTTDQFIELAEQMSGKELSALFDAWLFQPRRPA; the protein is encoded by the coding sequence ATGCGTTACAACCAGCGCGGGGTGGCACTGGTGGCGGCGCTGGTCGGCATTCTGGCCTGCGCACCCGCCGACGAGCCGTCACCGGCGAACGGCCACCAAGTGAGCGACCACCGGGCGGGCGCGCCCGGCATCGGCGACACGGACTTCCCCAAGGACGGCAACGGCGGCTACGACGTCGGCCACTACGCCATCGCCATCGACTACACACCGGCCGGCAGGCGGCTCGTCGGCGTGACCACCGTCACGGCCACCGCGACGCAGGGCCTGTCCAGCTTCAACCTCGACCTGGCCGGGTTCGACGTGAGCGCGGTCACCGTGAACAATGCGCCGGCCACCTTCAGCCGCAACGGCGACGAGCTGACCGTGCGTCCCGCCCGCCCGGTCGACAACGGCGCCAGGTTCACCGTGAAGGTGTCCTATTCGGGCGTCCCGACGCCGCGGAGCGGCACCACCCTGGGCACGTACGGGTTCATTCCGACACCGGACGGCGCGTTCGTGGCCGCCGAGCCCAACGGCGCCAAGACCTGGTTCCCCGCCAACGACCACCCCGCCGACAAGGCCCCCTTCGACTTCACGATCACCGTGCCGGCCGGGGTGACGGCTCTGGCCAACGGCGAGATGGTCGGGCAGCCCACGACTGCGGGCGGCAAGACCACCTACCGGTGGCGCGAGCGGTACCCGATGGCGACCTACCTGGCCACGGCCACGCTGGGCAAGTTCGACCTGCGCCAGGGCCGCACGCCCGGCGGCATCCCCAACCTGGCGGCCACCGACCCCAGGTTCAGGAGTGCGCTCGACGGCCTCTACACGACCTCCGGCACCCTCACCGACCACTGGGCCACGGTCTTCGGGCCCTACCCGTTCGGCTCGACCGGCGGCGTGGTCGACGACTTCGCCGCCGGATACGCGCTGGAAAACCAGACCAAGCCGCTCTACGGCGGTTTCCACCCGGGCGAGAACATCATCGCGCACGAGCTGGCACACCAGTGGTTCGGCAACAGCCTGAGCATCACGCGGTGGAAGGACCTCTGGCTCAACGAGGGGTTCGCCACGTACGCGGAATGGTTGTGGGCCGAGCACAAGGGCACGAGGACCGCTGAGGCCGCGTTCAGGGAGCTCCACAACCGCCCCGCCACCGCCCCGATCTGGAAATACCCGCCGGGGCGGGCCCGGCCCGACGACCTGTTCAACCAGTCGGTCTACTCGCGCGGCGCCGCGACGTTGCATGCCCTGCGCAAGGCCGTCGGCGACCAGACGTTCTTCGCGCTGCTGAAGAAGTGGGCCGCCGACCATCGCTACGGTCATGTGACGACGGACCAGTTCATCGAGCTCGCCGAACAGATGTCGGGCAAGGAACTCAGCGCACTCTTCGACGCCTGGCTCTTCCAGCCCCGCAGGCCGGCCTGA
- a CDS encoding RDD family protein — protein MGSPPGLAGRWRRLFAGVLDWVIVNIISTPFAWTSWDDVWDSARGVWERYPVEHTFLAGLVAFLYFWLLHSFWNGQTLGKRLFGIRVVPDTGGKLGVGQVAVRQGVMTALEWLCCVGLVVDLAWILFDPRKQALHDKAARTLVMNA, from the coding sequence ATGGGATCGCCACCGGGGCTGGCGGGACGCTGGCGACGATTGTTCGCCGGCGTCCTCGACTGGGTCATCGTCAACATCATCTCGACCCCTTTCGCCTGGACGAGCTGGGACGACGTCTGGGACAGCGCGAGAGGCGTCTGGGAACGATACCCGGTGGAGCACACCTTCCTGGCAGGACTCGTGGCCTTCCTGTACTTCTGGCTGCTGCATTCCTTCTGGAACGGTCAGACGCTGGGCAAGCGGCTGTTCGGGATCAGGGTGGTCCCGGACACCGGCGGCAAGCTGGGCGTGGGGCAGGTCGCGGTCCGGCAGGGCGTGATGACCGCGCTCGAATGGTTGTGCTGCGTCGGCCTCGTGGTCGACCTCGCCTGGATCCTCTTCGACCCCCGCAAACAGGCACTCCATGACAAGGCAGCCAGGACGCTCGTCATGAATGCCTGA
- the hppD gene encoding 4-hydroxyphenylpyruvate dioxygenase, with product MSDVFPVNGMDAVVFAVGNAKQAAHYYSTAFGMRLVAYRGPETGSRDLAAYVLTSGSATFEFRASIRPGTKVARHVAEHGDGVIDLAIQVPDVEAAYAHAVAHGAKGLAEPRTMEDEHGKVQLAAIATYGETRHTLVDRSNYGGPYLPGYVAAEPLVAPPATKNGRLFQAIDHCVGNVELGKMDEWVEFYRNVMGFTNMAEFIGDDIATEYSALMSKVVADGTRKVKFPLNEPAVSRRKSQIDEYLEYYCGPGVQHIALATNDILTTVDHMRAAGVQFLDTPDSYYDDPELRARIGQVRAPIEELKKRKILVDRDEDGYLLQIFTKPVQDRPTVFFELIERHGSLGFGKGNFKALFEAIEREQERRGNL from the coding sequence ATGAGTGATGTCTTTCCGGTTAATGGGATGGATGCCGTGGTGTTCGCGGTGGGCAACGCCAAGCAGGCGGCCCACTACTACTCCACCGCGTTCGGCATGAGGCTGGTGGCCTACCGCGGCCCCGAGACGGGCAGCCGCGACCTGGCCGCGTACGTGCTGACGTCGGGCAGCGCCACGTTCGAGTTCCGGGCCTCGATCCGGCCAGGGACGAAGGTGGCGCGGCACGTCGCCGAGCACGGTGACGGCGTGATCGACCTGGCCATCCAGGTGCCCGACGTGGAGGCGGCGTACGCGCACGCCGTCGCCCACGGGGCGAAGGGCCTGGCAGAGCCGCGCACGATGGAGGACGAGCACGGCAAGGTGCAGCTCGCCGCCATCGCCACGTACGGCGAGACCCGCCACACGCTGGTCGACAGGTCCAACTACGGCGGCCCCTACCTGCCCGGGTACGTCGCCGCCGAGCCGCTGGTCGCGCCGCCCGCCACCAAGAACGGCCGGCTGTTCCAGGCCATCGACCACTGCGTCGGCAACGTCGAGCTGGGCAAGATGGACGAGTGGGTGGAGTTCTACCGCAACGTCATGGGCTTCACCAACATGGCCGAGTTCATCGGCGACGACATCGCGACGGAGTACTCGGCGCTCATGTCCAAGGTCGTGGCCGACGGCACGCGCAAGGTCAAGTTCCCGCTCAACGAGCCGGCCGTCAGCAGGCGGAAGTCGCAGATCGACGAGTACCTCGAGTACTACTGCGGTCCCGGCGTGCAGCACATCGCGCTGGCCACCAACGACATCCTGACCACGGTCGACCACATGCGGGCGGCGGGGGTCCAGTTCCTGGACACGCCGGACTCGTACTACGACGACCCGGAGCTGCGCGCGCGCATCGGGCAGGTGCGGGCGCCGATCGAGGAGCTGAAGAAGCGCAAGATCCTCGTCGACCGGGACGAGGACGGCTACCTGCTGCAGATCTTCACGAAGCCGGTGCAGGACCGGCCCACTGTCTTCTTCGAGTTGATCGAGCGGCACGGCTCGCTCGGATTCGGCAAGGGCAACTTCAAAGCCCTGTTCGAGGCCATCGAGCGCGAGCAGGAACGCAGGGGCAACCTTTAG
- a CDS encoding GNAT family N-acetyltransferase, with translation MPIEIVDNSTESRFEVLVDGEVAGFADYRLLPSKIVFTHTEVLPEFEGQGLASKLVGHALQASADTGLRVVPLCPYVRKYIERHAEFQDLVDQHE, from the coding sequence ATGCCGATCGAAATAGTCGACAACTCGACGGAGAGCCGCTTCGAGGTTCTCGTGGACGGCGAGGTCGCCGGGTTCGCCGACTATCGGCTCCTGCCCAGCAAGATCGTGTTCACGCACACCGAGGTGCTGCCGGAGTTCGAGGGGCAGGGGCTGGCGAGCAAGCTGGTCGGGCACGCGCTGCAGGCCAGCGCCGACACCGGCCTTCGTGTCGTGCCGCTCTGCCCTTACGTCCGCAAATACATCGAACGCCATGCGGAGTTCCAGGACCTCGTCGATCAGCACGAGTGA
- a CDS encoding transglycosylase domain-containing protein — translation MTPIPDTTQKQATAQGSVIYYRDGKSVLARQGIDRRLVELAKVPPHVRQAVIAAENRSFYEDAGVSIKGTGRAIWSTVTGQQLQGGSTITQQLVRNYYSGLSQERSVTRKFKEILIAMKVDQSKSKDWVLEQYLNTIYFGRGANGIQSAARAYFGKDVGELTVSEGAYLAAVIQQPSRFADPKGADLAAAEARWRWVINAMGQTGALTPQQVAAEKFPALAAPKKPFQLKGQARYMLQQVTDELNRRGYSDEEINSGGLKIVSTFDKKLMAAAERAVKDVLPDNTPKKVRTGLAAVDPKTGEVVAFYGGDPKRYDYDNAFSAKVMAGSTFKPYTLAAALNNGFDLSTRVNGNSPLRVASAEEPIPNDSGRSYGQIDLVRATQNSVNTAFVDLGQKVGLDKVAETAEAAGIPADQLEQQKTAASFPLGVSSISAVQNASGFATFANKGVHMETHVLKSVTDSTGRKDVVNPISTRVISEQAAADTTYAMEQVVKYGTGTAARLYDRPVAGKTGTTDESKSVWFNGYTPQLAVAVNMFRDDNETVTIPGYGTQFGGSLPAQIWRAFMTEAMAGKPVEEFPEPSDYGYSYDYSVPDRGDDVPQQEYTPPVNPDASSSPEPEFSQPPSTDPPATQAPDDRLDDQPEQTAPPVTQAPEQPSTDADTGTGDNRGRPTG, via the coding sequence ATGACTCCGATTCCCGACACCACCCAGAAACAGGCCACCGCGCAGGGTTCGGTGATCTATTACCGCGACGGCAAGTCAGTGCTGGCCCGCCAGGGCATCGACCGCAGGCTGGTCGAGCTCGCGAAGGTGCCCCCGCACGTGCGCCAGGCCGTCATCGCGGCCGAGAACCGCTCGTTCTACGAGGACGCCGGGGTCTCGATCAAGGGCACCGGCCGCGCCATCTGGTCCACGGTCACCGGGCAGCAGCTCCAAGGCGGCTCCACGATCACCCAGCAGCTCGTCCGCAACTACTACAGCGGCCTCAGCCAGGAACGCTCCGTCACCCGCAAGTTCAAAGAGATCCTCATCGCGATGAAGGTCGACCAGTCCAAGTCGAAGGACTGGGTGCTGGAGCAGTACCTCAACACGATCTACTTCGGCCGCGGCGCCAACGGCATCCAGTCGGCCGCCCGCGCCTACTTCGGCAAGGACGTCGGCGAGCTCACCGTGTCCGAGGGCGCCTATTTGGCGGCGGTGATCCAGCAGCCGAGCCGCTTCGCCGACCCCAAGGGGGCCGACCTGGCCGCGGCCGAGGCCCGCTGGCGGTGGGTGATCAACGCCATGGGGCAGACCGGCGCGCTGACGCCGCAGCAGGTGGCGGCCGAGAAGTTCCCCGCGCTGGCGGCGCCGAAGAAGCCGTTCCAGCTCAAGGGCCAGGCTCGATACATGCTGCAGCAGGTGACCGACGAGCTCAACCGGCGTGGCTACAGCGACGAGGAGATCAACAGCGGCGGGCTGAAGATCGTCAGCACCTTCGACAAGAAGCTCATGGCGGCGGCCGAGCGGGCGGTCAAGGACGTGCTGCCGGACAACACGCCGAAGAAGGTGCGCACCGGGCTCGCGGCCGTCGATCCCAAGACGGGCGAGGTGGTGGCCTTCTACGGCGGCGACCCCAAACGCTACGACTACGACAACGCCTTCTCCGCCAAGGTGATGGCCGGATCGACGTTCAAGCCGTACACGCTGGCCGCCGCGCTCAACAACGGCTTCGACCTGTCCACCAGGGTCAACGGCAACTCGCCGCTGCGCGTGGCCTCCGCGGAAGAGCCGATACCCAACGACAGCGGGCGCTCGTACGGGCAGATCGACCTCGTACGGGCCACCCAGAACTCCGTCAACACCGCGTTCGTGGACCTCGGGCAGAAGGTCGGGCTGGACAAGGTGGCCGAGACCGCGGAGGCCGCGGGCATCCCCGCCGACCAGCTCGAGCAGCAGAAGACGGCTGCCTCGTTCCCGCTCGGCGTGTCCTCCATCAGCGCCGTCCAGAACGCCTCCGGCTTCGCGACCTTCGCCAACAAGGGCGTGCACATGGAGACCCACGTGCTCAAGTCGGTCACCGACAGCACGGGGCGCAAGGACGTCGTCAATCCGATCTCGACACGGGTGATCAGCGAGCAGGCCGCGGCCGACACGACGTACGCGATGGAGCAGGTCGTCAAGTACGGCACCGGCACCGCCGCCCGCCTCTACGACCGCCCGGTGGCCGGCAAGACGGGCACCACGGACGAGTCGAAGTCGGTGTGGTTCAACGGCTACACGCCGCAGCTCGCGGTGGCGGTCAACATGTTCCGCGACGACAACGAGACCGTGACGATCCCCGGATACGGCACGCAGTTCGGCGGGTCGCTTCCGGCGCAGATCTGGCGGGCGTTCATGACCGAGGCCATGGCGGGCAAGCCGGTCGAGGAGTTCCCCGAGCCGTCCGACTACGGCTACTCCTACGACTACTCGGTCCCCGACCGAGGCGATGACGTGCCCCAGCAGGAGTACACGCCGCCGGTGAACCCGGACGCGTCGAGCTCGCCCGAGCCCGAGTTCAGCCAGCCGCCGAGCACCGACCCGCCGGCCACGCAGGCCCCTGACGACCGGCTGGACGACCAGCCGGAGCAGACCGCCCCACCGGTCACGCAGGCGCCCGAACAGCCGTCCACGGACGCGGACACCGGCACCGGGGACAACAGAGGCCGGCCGACGGGCTGA
- the greA gene encoding transcription elongation factor GreA: MADSRDENVTWLTQEAYDRLKAEYEYLSGPGRVDIAKKIEAAREEGDLRENGGYHAAKDEQGKMEARIFHLRQILDNAQVGEAPKAEGVVGPGMTVTIRFVGDDDEVTFLLASREESGAPIDVYSPKSPLGAAINGKKIGEKATYSLPNGRQNTVEILEAVPYIGN; encoded by the coding sequence GTGGCCGACTCTCGCGATGAGAACGTCACATGGCTGACGCAGGAGGCGTACGACCGCCTGAAGGCGGAGTACGAATATCTCTCTGGCCCCGGGCGCGTCGACATCGCCAAGAAGATCGAGGCCGCCCGTGAAGAGGGCGACCTGCGTGAGAACGGCGGCTACCACGCCGCCAAGGACGAGCAGGGCAAGATGGAGGCCCGGATCTTCCACCTCCGGCAGATCCTCGACAACGCCCAGGTGGGCGAGGCGCCCAAGGCCGAAGGGGTTGTCGGCCCCGGTATGACCGTGACCATCCGGTTCGTCGGCGACGACGACGAGGTGACCTTCCTGCTCGCCTCCCGCGAGGAGAGCGGAGCGCCGATCGACGTCTACTCGCCCAAGTCCCCGCTCGGGGCGGCGATCAACGGCAAGAAGATCGGGGAGAAGGCGACCTACTCGCTTCCCAACGGTCGCCAGAACACCGTCGAGATCCTCGAGGCAGTGCCGTACATCGGCAACTGA
- a CDS encoding DUF4307 domain-containing protein, translated as MVTRDVEDGPVLGTPDDLPDRPRRGGRLVIHVVIGVLVAIIAGGWGYVMWSMTAGGSEAPAQVVTFSVESPTRAEITFEVYKADDRVAVCRIRALDVNHAEVGSKEVRIPAGGGTKQLKESLDTSGQATSVHVQYCNLV; from the coding sequence ATGGTCACCAGAGATGTCGAGGACGGGCCCGTTCTCGGCACACCCGACGACTTGCCCGATCGTCCCAGACGCGGCGGCAGGCTCGTCATCCACGTCGTGATCGGCGTCCTGGTGGCCATCATCGCCGGTGGCTGGGGCTACGTGATGTGGTCGATGACCGCCGGCGGTTCTGAGGCGCCGGCGCAGGTGGTGACGTTCAGCGTCGAGAGCCCGACACGGGCCGAGATCACCTTTGAGGTGTACAAGGCAGACGATAGGGTGGCCGTCTGCCGCATCAGGGCTCTGGACGTCAATCACGCGGAAGTGGGCAGCAAGGAAGTAAGAATCCCGGCTGGTGGGGGTACTAAGCAGCTCAAGGAAAGCCTGGACACCAGTGGACAGGCGACTTCCGTGCACGTCCAGTACTGCAATCTCGTATAG
- a CDS encoding RNA polymerase sigma factor, which produces MRLNEDPAAFEAFYRRHVDAVLRFVARRVSDPHLAADLTADIFLAVLDSAHTYVPGRGSEIAWLYGVARNVVSAQHRKAAREARATGRVAGRQLMDDDDLVRMEERIDAERRMRSALEAMAGLPEGEREVLELVAIDQLTVAEAAKVLGIRQVTARVRLHRARKALENVAEMDPQRSEDIHLSPPSGARQESPPAAVYVEGQA; this is translated from the coding sequence ATGCGCCTCAACGAAGACCCTGCGGCCTTTGAGGCCTTCTATCGCCGCCACGTGGATGCCGTGCTGAGATTCGTGGCCCGGCGGGTGAGTGATCCTCATCTCGCCGCGGACCTCACGGCGGACATCTTCCTGGCGGTCCTGGACTCGGCTCACACCTACGTGCCCGGCCGGGGCAGCGAGATCGCATGGCTGTACGGCGTGGCGCGCAACGTCGTGTCGGCCCAGCATCGCAAGGCGGCCAGGGAGGCGCGGGCCACCGGCCGTGTCGCCGGTCGCCAGCTGATGGACGACGACGATCTCGTCCGGATGGAGGAGCGGATCGACGCCGAGCGCCGGATGCGCAGCGCTCTGGAAGCCATGGCCGGGCTGCCGGAGGGCGAGCGCGAGGTGCTGGAGCTCGTGGCGATCGATCAGCTCACCGTCGCCGAGGCCGCCAAGGTCCTGGGCATCAGGCAGGTGACCGCCCGAGTCCGGTTACACCGGGCCAGAAAGGCACTGGAGAACGTCGCTGAGATGGATCCGCAGCGAAGCGAGGACATCCATCTCAGCCCTCCGAGCGGAGCTCGGCAAGAGAGCCCGCCAGCAGCTGTGTACGTGGAAGGACAGGCATGA
- a CDS encoding thioredoxin domain-containing protein — MNRLKDATSPYLLQHADNPVDWHPWGEEAFAEARRRDVPLLISVGYSACHWCHVMAHESFEDAETARLMNEHFVNIKVDREERPDVDAVYMGATQAMTHQGGWPMTVFATPEGHPFYCGTYFPRPHFQRLLNEVHNVWTGDRESVLKQGAKVVQALNSSTTLPGGAVPGEETLALAVRNLRESYDPVNGGFGGAPKFPPSMVLEFLLRSGEREMSGKTLDAMARGGMYDQLGGGFARYSVDAEWVVPHFEKMLYDNALLLRVYTHWWKAGGGDLARRVALETADWLLREMRTPEGGFASALDADSEGVEGKFYVWTPEQLGEVLGEDDGRWATGLFDVTGTFEHGTSVLQLPRDPEDPERYASVRERLLAARAQRVRPGRDDKVVASWNGLAIAALAETGVVFERPDLVAAATTAAELLAGTHLVDGRLLRTSRDGRAGTNAGVLEDYANLAEGWIALYGVTGEARWLRLAGSLLDVVLDRFADKAGGFYDTADDAERLFQRPQDPTDNATPSGQYAAAGALLAYGALTGSARHREAAHAALGTVSVLARGHARFAGWGLAVARAALDGPVEVAVVGPPDDPRTAALHREALLADVPGLVVALGAGDSAMRGASGDPLVHDGEVFPALLEGRGTVGEAPAAYVCRGFTCRMPVTTVDALRAELTTG, encoded by the coding sequence ATGAACCGCTTGAAAGACGCCACCAGCCCTTACCTGCTGCAGCACGCGGACAACCCGGTGGACTGGCACCCCTGGGGCGAGGAGGCGTTCGCGGAGGCCCGGCGCCGCGACGTGCCGCTGCTCATCAGCGTGGGCTACTCAGCTTGCCACTGGTGCCACGTCATGGCCCACGAGAGCTTCGAGGACGCCGAGACCGCGCGCCTCATGAACGAGCATTTCGTCAACATCAAGGTGGACCGCGAGGAACGCCCCGACGTGGACGCGGTGTACATGGGCGCCACCCAGGCCATGACGCATCAGGGCGGCTGGCCGATGACGGTGTTCGCGACGCCTGAGGGCCACCCGTTCTACTGCGGCACCTACTTCCCACGCCCGCATTTCCAGCGCCTGCTCAACGAAGTCCACAACGTGTGGACGGGCGACAGGGAGTCGGTTTTGAAGCAGGGCGCGAAGGTGGTGCAGGCGCTCAACTCGAGCACCACGCTGCCCGGCGGGGCGGTGCCGGGCGAGGAGACGCTCGCGCTGGCCGTGCGGAACCTGCGGGAGTCGTACGACCCGGTGAACGGCGGGTTCGGCGGGGCGCCCAAGTTCCCGCCGTCCATGGTGCTGGAGTTCCTGCTGCGCTCCGGTGAGCGCGAGATGAGCGGCAAGACGCTCGACGCGATGGCCCGCGGCGGCATGTACGACCAGCTCGGCGGCGGCTTCGCCCGCTACAGCGTGGACGCGGAATGGGTCGTGCCGCACTTCGAGAAGATGTTGTACGACAACGCGCTCCTGCTGCGGGTCTACACCCACTGGTGGAAGGCGGGCGGCGGCGACCTGGCGCGGCGGGTGGCGCTGGAGACGGCCGACTGGCTGCTGCGCGAGATGCGGACACCCGAGGGCGGGTTCGCCTCGGCGCTGGACGCCGACAGTGAGGGCGTCGAGGGCAAGTTCTACGTCTGGACGCCCGAGCAGCTGGGCGAGGTGCTGGGCGAGGACGACGGCCGGTGGGCGACCGGCCTGTTCGACGTCACCGGCACGTTCGAGCACGGCACGTCCGTGCTGCAGCTGCCGCGCGACCCGGAGGATCCCGAGCGCTACGCGAGCGTCCGCGAGCGGCTGCTCGCCGCCAGGGCGCAGCGGGTACGTCCCGGGCGTGACGACAAGGTCGTGGCCTCGTGGAACGGCCTTGCCATCGCGGCTCTGGCCGAGACCGGCGTGGTGTTCGAGCGGCCCGACCTCGTGGCGGCGGCCACGACGGCGGCGGAGCTGCTGGCCGGCACGCACCTGGTGGACGGGAGGCTGCTGCGCACGTCACGCGACGGCCGGGCGGGCACGAACGCCGGCGTGCTGGAGGACTACGCGAACCTGGCGGAGGGCTGGATCGCCCTCTACGGCGTGACCGGCGAGGCCAGGTGGCTGCGGCTGGCGGGATCGCTGCTCGACGTCGTGCTGGACAGGTTCGCCGACAAGGCGGGCGGCTTCTACGACACGGCGGACGACGCCGAGCGGCTGTTCCAGCGGCCGCAGGATCCGACCGACAACGCCACCCCCTCAGGCCAGTACGCGGCCGCGGGCGCCTTGCTCGCCTACGGCGCGCTGACCGGCTCTGCCCGCCACCGCGAGGCCGCCCACGCCGCGCTCGGCACCGTTTCCGTGCTGGCCAGAGGGCATGCCAGGTTCGCCGGCTGGGGGCTGGCCGTGGCGCGGGCGGCACTGGACGGGCCGGTCGAGGTGGCCGTCGTCGGTCCACCGGACGACCCGCGGACGGCGGCGCTGCACCGGGAGGCGCTGCTGGCGGATGTGCCCGGTCTGGTGGTCGCGCTCGGCGCCGGCGACTCGGCCATGAGAGGCGCCTCTGGCGATCCGCTGGTCCACGATGGCGAGGTGTTCCCGGCGCTGCTCGAGGGCCGCGGAACGGTCGGTGAAGCGCCCGCGGCGTACGTGTGCAGAGGGTTCACCTGCCGGATGCCGGTGACGACGGTCGACGCGCTCCGGGCCGAACTGACCACCGGCTGA
- a CDS encoding Lrp/AsnC family transcriptional regulator yields MTIDALDARLIALLTAEPRLGVLECSRRLGVARGTVQARLDRLAARGVITGFGPEVSPAALGYDVTAFVSMEIRQVAGHDPVAHQLARIPEVLEVHTITGDSDLLCRVVARTNADLQRVIDQIVEVPGVLRTNSIIALDTPVPYRVLPLVADVPRRERRSP; encoded by the coding sequence ATGACGATCGATGCTCTCGACGCCCGGCTGATCGCCCTGCTGACCGCCGAGCCCCGGCTGGGAGTGCTCGAGTGCTCGCGGCGGCTCGGCGTCGCCCGCGGCACCGTGCAGGCCAGGCTCGACCGGCTCGCCGCCCGGGGCGTGATCACCGGATTCGGCCCTGAGGTGTCGCCCGCGGCGCTCGGCTACGACGTCACCGCGTTCGTCAGCATGGAGATCAGGCAGGTCGCCGGGCACGACCCGGTCGCGCATCAGCTGGCCCGCATTCCCGAGGTGCTGGAGGTGCACACGATCACCGGTGACAGCGATCTGCTCTGCCGCGTGGTCGCCCGCACCAATGCCGATTTACAACGGGTCATCGACCAGATCGTCGAGGTTCCAGGCGTACTCAGGACCAATTCGATCATTGCCCTCGACACCCCGGTTCCATACCGTGTGCTGCCTTTGGTGGCCGATGTTCCGCGCCGGGAACGGCGCTCGCCGTAG
- the mca gene encoding mycothiol conjugate amidase Mca → MAVHAHPDDESSKGAATMARYVREGVEVLVCTLTGGERGSVLNPKMDRPEIVANIAEVRRAEMDRAREILGVQQRFMGFIDSGLPENEDEELPEGCFALQKLEDASRPLVAAVREFRPHVIITYDDDGGYPHPDHIMTNRVSVEAFEAAGDPDRYPGTGDPWQPLKLYYQMGFTKERFEALHEAMTERGLGSPYADWISRWEDRPAKWPVTTRVPCGEYFDIRDEALKAHATQVDPDSWWFVCPRELQQEIWPTEDYHLARSLVDTELPEDDLFVGIHAEDVSPACH, encoded by the coding sequence ATGGCTGTCCACGCCCACCCCGACGACGAGTCGAGCAAGGGCGCCGCCACGATGGCGCGTTATGTGCGCGAAGGCGTGGAAGTGCTGGTCTGTACGCTCACGGGCGGGGAGCGCGGATCCGTACTGAACCCGAAGATGGACCGGCCGGAAATCGTGGCCAACATCGCAGAGGTGCGCAGGGCCGAGATGGACCGGGCGCGCGAGATCCTCGGCGTGCAGCAGCGTTTCATGGGCTTCATCGACTCCGGCCTGCCGGAGAACGAGGACGAGGAGCTGCCCGAGGGCTGCTTCGCCCTCCAGAAGCTCGAAGACGCCTCACGCCCGCTCGTGGCGGCCGTGCGCGAGTTCCGGCCGCACGTCATCATCACGTACGACGACGACGGCGGCTACCCGCACCCCGACCACATCATGACCAACCGGGTGTCCGTCGAGGCGTTCGAGGCGGCCGGCGACCCTGACCGCTACCCGGGCACCGGCGACCCGTGGCAGCCGCTGAAGCTCTACTACCAGATGGGGTTCACCAAGGAGCGCTTCGAGGCCCTGCACGAGGCCATGACCGAGCGCGGTCTCGGCTCCCCGTACGCCGACTGGATCTCCCGCTGGGAGGACCGCCCGGCCAAGTGGCCGGTGACCACGCGGGTGCCCTGCGGCGAATACTTCGACATCCGCGACGAGGCGCTGAAGGCGCACGCCACCCAGGTCGACCCCGACAGCTGGTGGTTCGTCTGCCCGCGCGAGCTGCAGCAGGAGATCTGGCCGACCGAGGACTACCACCTGGCGCGCTCACTGGTGGACACCGAGCTGCCCGAGGACGACCTGTTCGTGGGCATCCACGCCGAGGACGTCTCCCCCGCCTGCCACTGA